In Dama dama isolate Ldn47 chromosome 20, ASM3311817v1, whole genome shotgun sequence, a single window of DNA contains:
- the LOC133041081 gene encoding guanylate-binding protein 4-like encodes MASGSTIMDPICLVRNQNNQLTVNPRALKILEQISQPVVVVAIAGLYRTGKSYLMNRLAGQNHGFHLGSTVRSETKGIWMWCVPHPSKENHILVLLDTEGLGDVEKGDSKNDSWIFALAVLLSSTFIYNSMSTINHQALEQLHYVTELTKLIRTKSFPSSDEEEDSAKFVSFFPDFIWTVRDFMLELELDDCPITEDEYLENALKLIPGKDPKIQNSNMPRECIRKFFPKRKCFVFDRPTNDRRLLLRIEELSDNQLDVNFQKQSEDFCSYIFTHAKPKTLREGITVTGGGLGTLVEAYVDAINSGGVPCLENAVITLAERENSAAVQKAADHYTEQMTQRLNLPTDTLQELLEVHAACEREAIAIFMRDSFKDEKHMFQKKLTDIMEKKKDSFMIQSEEASVKYCEAELKQLSESLMKSISGGTFFVPGGHSLYLEARNKFEQDYKLVPRKGVKANQVLQSFLQSQQGVEEAILKADQALTDGDKAMAAVCAKKDAAEREQELLRQKQIEEEQNLEAQERSLKENLAQLQEKMDRERENLRREQEMMLDHKLKMQKELLTEGFKKEAEELNKEIAQLKEDIQTTEKSFSISDILDMASVTLIAVLPGAYKVAGMGLKLLSERMKAAEKP; translated from the exons ATGGCATCTGGATCCACCATAATGGACCCCATCTGTCTGGTAAGAAACCAGAACAACCAGCTGACAGTAAATCCCAGAGCACTGAAGATTCTGGAGCAGATATCTCAGCCTGTGGTGGTGGTGGCCATCGCAGGGCTGTATCGGACCGGAAAGTCCTACCTGATGAACCGCCTGGCAGGACAGAACCACG GTTTCCATCTGGGCTCCACAGTTAGGTCTGAAACCAAGGGCATCTGGATGTGGTGTGTGCCCCACCCCTCCAAGGAAAACCACATCCTGGTCCTTCTGGACACTGAGGGTCTGGGCGATGTGGAGAAG GGGGACTCCAAGAATGACTCTTGGATCTTTGCCCTGGCCGTGCTCCTGAGCAGCACCTTTATCTACAACAGCATGAGCACCATCAACCACCAGGCCCTGGAGCAGCTGCA CTATGTGACTGAATTAACAAAGTTAATCAGAACCAAATCATTTCCCAGCTCTGACGAAGAAGAGGACTCAGCCAAGTTTGTGAGTTTCTTTCCAGATTTCATCTGGACTGTGCGGGATTTCATGTTGGAACTGGAGTTAGATGACTGCCCCATCACTGAAGATGAGTACCTGGAGAATGCCTTGAAGTTGATTCCAG GCAAGGATCCCAAAATCCAAAATTCCAATATGCCCAGAGAGTGTATTAGGaaattttttccaaaaagaaagtGCTTTGTCTTTGACCGGCCTACAAATGATAGAAGGCTATTACTCCGTATTGAGGAACTATCAGATAACCAATTGGATGTGAATTTCCAGAAGCAATCAGAAGATTTTTGCTCATATATCTTCACCCATGCAAAGCCCAAGACCCTAAGAGAAGGAATCACTGTCACTGGGGGAG GGTTGGGGACTCTGGTGGAGGCCTATGTAGATGCCATCAACAGTGGAGGAGTTCCCTGTTTGGAGAATGCGGTAATAACTCTGGCTGAGCGTGAGAACTCAGCAGCCGTGCAGAAGGCAGCTGACCACTACACTGAGCAGATGACCCAGCGACTGAACCTTCCCACAGACACGCTCCAGGAGCTGCTGGAGGTGCATGCAGCCTGTGAGAGGGAAGCCATTGCCATCTTCATGAGGGACTCCTTCAAGGATGAGAAGCATATGTTCCAGAAGAAGCTCACG GACATCatggagaaaaagaaggacaGTTTCATGATCCAGAGTGAAGAGGCTTCTGTCAAATATTGTGAGGCTGAGCTTAAGCAGCTTTCAGAATCCTTGATGAAAAGTATTTCAGGAGGCACATTCTTTGTCCCTGGAGGACACAGTCTCTATTTAGAAGCAAGGAACAAGTTTGAACAAGACTATAAACTGGTTCCCAGGAAAGGCGTTAAG GCAAACCAGGTCCTCCAGAGCTTCCTGCAGTCACAGCAAGGAGTAGAGGAAGCCATCCTGAAGGCAGACCAGGCCCTCACTGATGGGGACAAGGCCATGGCAG CTGTGTGTGCCAAGAAGGATGCAGCTGAGAGGGAACAGGAGCTGCTAAGACAGAAACAGATTGAAGAAGAACAGAATCTGGAGGCACAAGAGAGAAGCCTCAAGGAAAACCTGGCCCAACTGCAAGAGAAGATGGATAGGGAAAGAGAAAACCTTCGGAGAGAGCAGGAAATGATGCTGGATCACAAGCTGAAG ATGCAAAAAGAGTTACTCACAGAAGGATTCAAAAAGGAAGCTGAGGAGTTAAATAAAGAGATAGCTCAACTAAAAGAAGATATTCAAACAACTGAAAAGTCCTTCAGTATTTCAGATATCCTTGATATGGCAAGTGTGACATTAATTGCAGTACTCCCTGGGGCTTATAAAGTAGCTGGTATGGGACTGAAACTTCTCAGTGAACGTATGAAAGCGGCTGAGAAACCCTAG